A window of Punica granatum isolate Tunisia-2019 chromosome 8, ASM765513v2, whole genome shotgun sequence genomic DNA:
AAGTAAGAATGAAACCGCTATATCAAACCAAAAGGTTCGGCCTGTGACAAATGAACAATTGATTCTGTTTCCTCACCAAGAGGGAAGCATACTGCTGCTCCCAAGGCTGAGCCTAGAGCCACATTTCTCACGCGCCACATGAACGATCCCGGTACTAGCACATAATAAAACGAcataagattaaaaaattattaccaACATATTACCTCTCTAATGAGAATATCAGACTAATATACTAGAATGATAATGGAATAAAAGACACTATAAGTGCTTGTGAGTATAATTTCTTACAGAGGAGACCAAATGCTGCAGCAGTTGCTGAACCGGCTCCAGCAATATTGAGAACATCGCGAACTCCTCGCTTCTCTGCCAGCAGATTTTGTAGACCACAAAATGCTGCCGTGAACATTCCAAGGCGTACTCCTCCTACAATGGAGCCTCGTGCAACCCGGATAAATCTCTTCTCCATGGCGTCTCTCATCAGTCGATACTGCTCCCGCTTGTCTGGCGTGCTTCCAAGCTTCAGCATCAATTCTGCATCCTTGCTCTGCAAGGAAACAAGTAAATTGTCCACAGAACTGTAGCCACAAGAGTTCAGGGAGGAGATATAAACTTGCACATAAATGCATTGGCTCTTTACGGCTAAAACTTACAACAGAAGCAGAAGCCTCCTTGCTGCCTCCGTACAAAAGGCCTGCAAACACTCCGACAACAGTTGCTGTGCCCCAGTTGACAGTTCCAGCTCTCTTCTGAGTATGCTAATAAGGAGAAGTAGCTGAGTCTCTCAAGCAAGTCACATTGATCAAAACAAGTCACCCACAGGCGAAATACTTGGATAAAGCACAGGTTTTTCATATCAAATAAATCAGCCAAACTAGAGCTGCTTCCTTAGTAGTTGGAATGCACAATACAGAGTGGGAGAGAACGGATAAGTTTCTGCTATCAAAAGGTCATcgaaaacttttttttttattcagcCTTTCCTATCACAGCGTGCAATGTTCATCCCTTGAAATCGAAGTGATACATGTAGCTTATATATAGGTTATTTGAGCtagaaaagaaagatgaaCTCTCAATTCCAAGCGAACAAAAtccaatcaaaatcaaatactACGAAGAAGCACGGATTTGGCGGTACTGAACCCGAAGCTGGGGAACACTGCTGGAATGATTTGATGCCAAAAAAAAGCTGGAGTTTTTCGCTCATTATTCAAATACCACGTTCAAAGAGAAGTAGAATTGATCAAGATTCACAAATATAATCACGCCTATTAGGCGAAAACCATCAGTTGAACAGAGCCAAACGGACAAAAACTGTAGCTTTCTGCATTCTCTTCCACCATAATTCTACATTGCATTGGCAGCTGAAGAACAAGTTGAGGGGAGAGAGTTACGAGGTTCTTACAATTGAAGGGGTTTCTTCGGATTTCCCAACAGGCTCCATCGACTGCTCAAGAATGGAGTCCGCGTAATCCTCTAAAACCCTAGGTTTCGGAGCAGATCAGAGGAACAGCTTGACAAGGAGAGACCTGCCGATTCAGCAACAACTCGCTCAGACTTCAGAGCCGTCAAGGAAGCCGGAAGTATATGCCACCGACCGCCATGGCAAAAGCAGTGGGGAAGTGAGCTAGATAACTTTTCTCAAATTACAGACTCGcccaatatttttctttttattatattcactcatttcttatttttgtctTTCAACCAagtccctttttcttttgaattaaATTAGTATTAtcacttttcctttctttttttttggtagagaaaagggaaatatgcccaagaagaaaattaagcAACACATGAACGGGATACGAGGATCTCAATAATATCGCGTAACAATAGATAGTCTAAATCGTTAATAACCAAATACAGAAAATAAACACTAAAAGGTCGAGAAAGAACTATTTGGACAAGTTAATCCGTGCAAATTAATCCGCAcaaatattactttttctataaGTATGCAGCACACCATAACCTCCCAGTCTCTCGCGAGAAGTGTTCGGATACTTATCACTTTATAAATATGATAACACTGCTGTAGCACGATGTAAAATTACTTATGTTGCGTTTAGTTttatagtaggattttaaaatcagattttgattttgaaaaagagtggtataaatggggcccaccctttgactttgtatgagttatgttgttttgttgtggaaaaaagtgatataaatggggcccactctttgactttgtatgagttattttgttttgtagtgggtagaattaaattagaattgtgattctaaaataatatcatgaaaccaaacagggcATTAACCTTGtatttttgctttttaaaCTTGTGCAGTTGTGCACTCAAGGGAATCGGAACGAGTGCATGATACACGACTCTCACTAAGATCGAACGACGTCATATAACCTTTCTCTGTAGTGGCCTCTTCTTCGGTCGAGCTATACTGACCACTTCATCATATTGAAAGCAAACTCAGTCATAAGTATCGTTTCACATTCAACTTTGAATCCAAAAAAAGATTTGTTCCATATTCAAATCCCCTACCTCCTCAAAAAAGTGAAGGAAAACCCCATAAAACAATTCACCCTTGGATTCTTCAAGCTTTCTTTGAACCCCACCACCATGTGAGCAAAagttcccaaaaaaaaaattaaaatcatataaatcAACTATGAAATATGATATAATTGACAAACTGCGCTAAATGTGAATTGActttatatgaaatttttagTTATATCATGATTGTTCAAATTGACAATTGAGAATTGGTATCGTGTAATGAATTGAGAATACCTCGTAATCTTACTTAAAAGGtcgtataaaaataaaaaaagaaagaaaataatttctcCACTCCTCAGCACAAGCAAAGTATCTCTCCATAGTCCAAGACTCACTAGCTATGAGTGGTCTCTTCCATCAATGCCGCTACTGATCAATAGCCCATCAATGGCCACCAACAACATGCTATTGCAAGTGTTTTTCATCACTCTCACAGCCCTAATCTCAACCTCTTCAAGCATTGCCCACACCAACATCTGCAGATCCTATTGTGGCAACATTACCATAGACTATCCCTTCGCCCTTCAATACGGCTGCGGTCACCCGGGTTTCCGGGACCTCCTCTTCTGCATGAACGATGTGCTCATGCTCCACATAAGCTCCGGCTCCTACAGGGTCCTCGAGATCGACTATGCCTACAGCGCCCTCACCCTCCACGACCCCCATCTGTCCACGTGTGAGACCATTGTGCTAGGTGGGAAGGGCAATGGGTTCGTGGTCGAGCCCTGGCGCGGACCTTACCTGGCCCCTGATGGCAATAACGTGTTCCTGCTCATTGGGTGCTCCGCACGGTCCCCACTCTTCCAAGGATTCCCAGGGAAGCACCTGGCCTGTCGGAACGTATCGGGCATGGGGTGTGAGGAGTACTACAGTTGTCCCGCATGGAGCCTTCTGGGCACGCAACGGGTTGGAAGTCGAGGTGCGTTCGGTCTGAACTATTCCTAGTACATCATTGTTACCAAAACCTTTACTCATTCAATACGTACATATCAGATCAGATATATTCATCAAATAACAGATATATCATCACTCGATCGACTTAATAATTTAGATGATTGTTAATAGGTCGGGTGTATGGGTCGGGTCCACCGGAGTGTTGTGCTCTGCCGTATGAGGCCATAAAGGCTATAAACCTCTCAAAGCTAGAGTGCGAAGGCTACAGTAGTGCATACAGTCTCGCACCCTTGCGGGTTGCTGGGCCTACTGACTGGTCGTACGGGATAAGAGTTAAGTACTCAGTGCAGGGCAATGACGAATTTTGCCGAGCATGCGAGGCTACGGGTGGCACTTGTGGCTATGGCAGTGACGGGATCAGGCAGATGTGCATGTGCGGGAGTTCTAATTCCACATCGAACTGCGACTCGAGTAAGTGATCGATTTACAGGACCTCTGCTTATGAATGCCTTCAAACTGTCTGTGATTTGATTCTGTTTACTTGTGGTTTGCCGATCATTCTCCGTTCAATACTTCTGTTGCCGATCCTTCTTCATTCGGTACTTCCGGTAATAGAATGATACCAACCGAATAAATGAAAGGCCCATTTAAGCCATATCATAGCAGTACATAGTCTAAGAATCAAACTGTCTACAGGCTGAAATGCACTTCATTTTATGGTTTTCGGCTTTTCATAGTTTAAGCTGTTTAGATGTATAAGTTCGATATGCTGAATTCCGACCTCGATTATTCTACAGTTGTTTCAGGATCGGGCAGAGGAAGATGGAGCTTACTGAACATATTAACAGGTAAATTATTACGTCACATAGATACCTGATAACTTTCTCATCTTGTGGCACATAGATACCTAAGAACTTTCTCATCTTGCGTACCAATCTGCACGCTTACGAGTCTCCATTGTCCTCTGCAGGGATCCTGATGATATGTGCATCTGCACTGGTGACAACAAGGACCAACACAAGCTGAACTATGCGCGTTCAGAATTCATACAGCAGCCTGTGGGACTTGAAGACAaatttttggtaaattcaTTGAAAGAAGAAAACGTAATATACATAAGCAGATACAGCAGCCATTACTATGTTAAGACAACAACATGTAGTCTCTGGATATGGACACCCAtctttattcttattcttccttttttttttttcctcttttttttggtgtgttCTGATCTGTTTACGACCATGGCATAATTCCGGGAGAGTTCACACGACGTGAAGTTGAGCTGAATTATTTGCAATTGCACCTGCCTCCGTGAGAAGTGGCACCAGTGTTCCTGACTGGTGCTTCTCCATCACAACTGTACAAACACAACAGATCCAATGATTTtacatatacatgtatttaTGTATGAACCAGAGGATTGTAATTGGACTTACCATCAGAGCCGCCAATGTGCTTTCCACCGATGAACACATTCGGCACAGTCCTCTGCCCAGTCCACTCTGCCAGAGCTGACTGCATCTCTCCCCCATCACCTTACCATATAAACAAAGGAAAAGGACTTTAGATCGCAATCATAATTATGTTCAAGAAGAGATCCacagaatttttattttatttttggtgggCAAATGTTCATACTTTCCTCATCAAGCTCTATGATTTTTGCAACTGCCCGGAGCTGTGTGAACAGCTGCTTCACCCTCTTGCAGTACCCACAGTATGTC
This region includes:
- the LOC116187561 gene encoding uncharacterized protein LOC116187561 isoform X2; translation: MEPVGKSEETPSIKRAGTVNWGTATVVGVFAGLLYGGSKEASASVSKDAELMLKLGSTPDKREQYRLMRDAMEKRFIRVARGSIVGGVRLGMFTAAFCGLQNLLAEKRGVRDVLNIAGAGSATAAAFGLLLPGSFMWRVRNVALGSALGAAVCFPLGWLQLKLVEKANEGNSAIRQGSDQQEGSRSGVSAAIDRLEGHLSK
- the LOC116216081 gene encoding uncharacterized protein LOC116216081 — its product is MPLLINSPSMATNNMLLQVFFITLTALISTSSSIAHTNICRSYCGNITIDYPFALQYGCGHPGFRDLLFCMNDVLMLHISSGSYRVLEIDYAYSALTLHDPHLSTCETIVLGGKGNGFVVEPWRGPYLAPDGNNVFLLIGCSARSPLFQGFPGKHLACRNVSGMGCEEYYSCPAWSLLGTQRVGSRGRVYGSGPPECCALPYEAIKAINLSKLECEGYSSAYSLAPLRVAGPTDWSYGIRVKYSVQGNDEFCRACEATGGTCGYGSDGIRQMCMCGSSNSTSNCDSIVSGSGRGRWSLLNILTGILMICASALVTTRTNTS
- the LOC116187561 gene encoding uncharacterized protein LOC116187561 isoform X1, whose protein sequence is MEPVGKSEETPSIHTQKRAGTVNWGTATVVGVFAGLLYGGSKEASASVSKDAELMLKLGSTPDKREQYRLMRDAMEKRFIRVARGSIVGGVRLGMFTAAFCGLQNLLAEKRGVRDVLNIAGAGSATAAAFGLLLPGSFMWRVRNVALGSALGAAVCFPLGWLQLKLVEKANEGNSAIRQGSDQQEGSRSGVSAAIDRLEGHLSK
- the LOC116216082 gene encoding glutaredoxin-C1-like, yielding MARKKVQEIVSTTPVVVFSKTYCGYCKRVKQLFTQLRAVAKIIELDEESDGGEMQSALAEWTGQRTVPNVFIGGKHIGGSDVVMEKHQSGTLVPLLTEAGAIANNSAQLHVV